Proteins encoded within one genomic window of Stigmatopora argus isolate UIUO_Sarg chromosome 21, RoL_Sarg_1.0, whole genome shotgun sequence:
- the tac1 gene encoding protachykinin-1, translating to MNLRFLPLFMLFIAVSQFFCEDNDHQEIDDYWTNNNQIQEGWMSSGPLREILLRRTRKPRPHQFIGLMGKRSMAKAEIPRKRHKVNSFVGLMGKRDQEERDSYDWSICQPYHKRR from the exons ATGAACTTGCGGTTTTTGCCACTTTTTATGCTTTTCATTGCCGTATCCCAGTTTTTTTGTGAGGACAACGACCATCAAGAAATCGATGACTACTGGACGAACAACAACCAAATCCAG GAAGGCTGGATGTCCAGTGGCCCATTGAGAGAAATACTTTTAAGAAGGACAAGAAAGCCACGGCCACATCAATTTATCGGCCTGATGGGGAAGCGATCAATGG CAAAGGCAGAGATTCCACGCAAAA gGCATAAAGTCAACTCTTTTGTTGGTTTGATGGGGAAGAGAGACCAAGAAGAGCGAG ATTCTTATGACTGGAGCATATGTCAACCGTACCACAAGCgccgctaa